TTAACCATCGGCCCACATTGCTTCAGTACATTGTATCTACAAAGGTTTGTTGCTCACTCAAGTCTAcgtttatctattttatttggTGGTCCGTCTATGCAAGCGTAGCATTAGAGTgacttaaattttataaatcatcTTTTTTTCTATTGCACTAGCAGTATAAGTCCTATTTTGTTGGAGTTAGACTTGTAAAGTATTGAGGCTAGATATGATTAATTGGTGATTCCCCTTTAAATTTGTCTTTTACTGGACCATTGCAGATTAAAACCCCTGCGCAATTAGAAGCTGCATTTGCCTTTCTTGCTTCAACCGCCTCTGAAAATCTGAAGGCCCATGATTTTGAAGAGGCTTGTGGTGTTGGTAAGAACAAATTATCTTTTCTCAAGTccaaatatagtaatatttatgACACTACATTgttgtatcttttattttattattgggGCAAACTTTTGGGAGTGGTTGTGGGTTTGAATTACTCTTTcctagaaataataaaatatgttccttcaaaagaaaattacatGTATTTCCTATAATTTGAGCAGGAGTTGAGGTATCCAAGGAGGACATTGAACGTGCTGTCGGTGAGGTCTTTGAAGAGAAGAAGACCAATTTACTAGAACAGCGTTATAGAATCAATGGTTAGTATTGTTGCTTGTAGAATTCACCTAGTTACTTTTTTCTCTAATTTGGATAATCTATCTGTCTGTGTGTTGCTAATGCAATTTATTGAATGTTGAGAACTCTGAAATGCTAGCAATTATACAGAACAAAAAGGCCCAGGACGCTCTAATTGACTTTGGTTGAACTAGACATTCATGTACCTTTGTAGTTTCTAGATGTGACATGCGAGCATTATTTGGATTGGTTCATCTTGTTTTCatcatttatatttatctttcagGTTTCTACGGTCTAATAAGTCTTTCATACTTGTAATAGTTTCAGTCCATTATATCTATCTCATAATAAACGAcagtaaaaaataaagaaaagagtGTGGACTAATTAATTGTTGTGATGCTTCTTATGTTACTAATAATATAAATGATCCAATTGTCAGCTTGTTTGATTAAGGATATTATTCCTGTTTCCTAAATTAGACAAATAGTATAGGATTTTCAACCTAAATTTGGCAGCTTACTTGTGACCCCTTGGTGGCTCTTTTTTTCCTCAGCAATCAggtcaaataaatttataactATCTGATGTGATACTATACTTTTTAAACAAGGGCGGCATTTTGCCCGGGCGGGGGATTGTGTGTGTGTCTAGATGTATGTGTAGTTGCGACCTTTTTGAAATGTTGGCGACTATAAATGTTATTTGATCCAggactttcttttttagttaatAAAGTGGACATGGAGGTAAGACACCTCTTATTTAGACACCTCTTATTTACAGAAATAATTGCTCTTCCTAATATGCTTTTATTTAATCTCTCCTTCATAGTTGGTGAGCTCTTTGGTCATGTTCGGAAGAAGTTGCCGTGGGCAGATCCGAAAGTAGTCAAGGTACGTTTCTTTTGGTGTCAATGTAGTAGATCTGGATTGTGCTTCTTTTTTGATGCTTAAAGATTATCTATTGTCACAGGAAGTAGTAGATCTGGAGCTGTATAAATTACTTGGGGAAAGAACTGCCGCAGATAATGAAAAGCCTgttaaaaagaagaaggagaagccTGCGAAAACTGAGGTGGTGCTTCatctaatatattttattcttaactGACGGGGTTATATAAAACCATCTCCTACCTTTTGCTGACCACATCTTTAGGTGGAGATTTTTCATCTACTATTATTCTGTCCTAAACTTGTCTAAGTTGCTGCTTCTTCGTCTTATGTAGGATAAAGCAAAAGTTGAGGAGACCTCTGCACCAAAGCAGTCTGAAGAAGAACTAAATCCATATTTGATCTTCCCCACACCTGAGGAAAATTATAAGGTGCTTAAGCTAATGTATATCCATTGTTGTGTACTCGTGTTTATAAGTCTTATTTATCACTCTTAGGCATAATACTGTGATGTTTTTCCTCACTTAAAATTTTATGCCATTTCAATGCTTTAACATCTTTTACATGATACACTACATCACTTTTTTAACTAGAAAAAATACACTTTGGCTGCATGAGAACATCCTGACTAGTTTGTCATCATATGGTGCTGGTCTGTTTATCAGCTTTTGCAGCTCTAGTTATGTATgtgagaattttattttttctatcatttttGGATCCTTAACTATGCATATATGCACACATTTTCCTCGTTCATTCGTCATAGGCAGGATCAGTTTTGGTTGTAAAACTTAGGTAGTCGCTTGTTAGGCTACATTGCATATTTGTAGTATCAGTTGTTGGATTAAAGCAGTCCGTTGTTGTCAAATTCCTTCACTTTCGAGCTCTTTAGGAGAGTTTATGCAAGGTTTTAAGCTATGTTCTTATTTTTAGCGGTATGAACATCTGCTGTCCTGATAATCAGGTGCATACAGAAGTATATTTCAGTGACCGGCCTGTGCTTCGAGCGTGTAATTCCAAAGAACTACTTGAAAAGCATTTGAAAGTGACTGGAGGAAAAGTTCTGACGCGCTTTCCACCTGAACCTAATGGATTCTTACACATTGGACATGCAAAGGTATATCCGATTCGGATATTGTGCTAATGTGGTTTTAATCATGCTCTTAATCTTGACTTTGATACTAAACAGGCTATGTTTGTGGACTTTGGTCTGGCAAAAGAAAGAGGTGGTGGCTGTTACTTGAGGTACACATTCCTTTTCCTTCTTGCTATgtgtttttccttcttcattatCTCATGTAAATGTTACTGTGCAATTTTTGCCCAAGATGAAGCAATATATTATGGAAAGGGCGACTCTTTTTGATGCCTAATAAACGTACCCGTGTGTTGTGAGAATGGATGCCTGTCCTGGGATCTGCTCATTATTTGGCATTCACTTATGCTCTTTTGGTTTGAAGATGGTATAATGCTTTTCTCTTATACCCTCAGGTCTGGTATGGAAGTACAATGTTGATGGATTGGTACAGAACTAGATTATGAAGGATTATAACACTGGTTGACTGTGGAGGGGTAGCCTCATGGTTTTGATCAAAATTTTCCACATTTAGTTTAGTGTAAATTAGGCCACTCAAACAAGAAAAGATAATGCAATTTAAAGATGCTATGTGGAGCGTAGGCAAGAAGCACAGTGGAGGGAAGAGTGGGAGAAGGTTGTGGCTGGAAGGAACTAATGTGATGGTTCTGGATTAATTAATTGGCTGAGAAAACTGTGCATTAGGTTGTCTATATGTAGTTCATTATACAATCCACAAGATGATGGTCTCTTGTTAATTCTGCCCAAAATCAACCAAAGCTGGTGGATGTTAGTATTCTCCAGTCTCACCTGTCCTTGTACGTCTCCATATAAATGTATTGATTCAGCGTCTATGCTTAGGGTTTCCAGAGAAAGAGGCATGATGGTAGcctgttgctggtgggaggtagAAGGTATACCATGGCTTTAGGCAAGGTCTGGTCTGGACACCACggttttcaaaaagaaaaaaattaagactAGTCAGATTCTCCTTTTGTCTTCAAAAATTTTGTTCTCTGCTAATAACCCACCATGCTGTTGCTGGAATTGAATTCCAAACCCATAAGCGTATATCTCTCAGCCCCCCTTTGTGCAGAACTTTATAGAAATTTTCAATGCAGTTCAAGGCACTGTCAATTTTAGGCCCAAAATGTTAAAAAACATGGCATATAGTGTTGCAATGCTGAAATAGTTGGTTTGTGTCCACTGTCTGCTCTTCACATGAAACCTCTAATTTCGTTTAGTTGGAACCTCTTTTTTACTTTGGGGTGTTAGATTCCTCATGACTTTGCTGTTGGATGTAGGTTTGATGATACCAACCCTGAAGCTGAGAAGAAAGAGTACATTGATCATATTAAAGAAATTGTTGGGTGGATGGGATGGGAGCCTTTCAAGGTATGATACTGTTCAATGCCAACTGTCTACTTTCCATATTTCCTATACTAATACGTTGGCAATTTGCAGATCACTTACACTAGTGATTATTTCCAAGACCTTTATGAGCTGGCCGTAGAGTTGATAAGAAGAGGCCATGCATATGTTGACCACCAGGTAATTATAAATACAATATGATATGTCTAACACATGAAAATTGCTAATATATTTCTCTTGGATACTCCTTTTTGGTTTCTACCTTCAAATTTACCCTTGCTGACCTGAGCCAACCTCTATTTTAAGGGGCTTAACTAACTGTTGTGATTTTACACTAACTGGATAGTATTATGACATATATGGTCTGATTTTCTACATAACCCAGACACCTGACGAGGTAAAAGAATATCGGGAGAAAAAGATGAACAGCCCTTGGAGAGATAGGCCTATAGAAGAGTCCTTAAGATTGTTTGATGAAATGAAGAAGGGGATGATTGATGAAGGCAAAGCGACATTGAGGATGAAACAGGACATGCAGAATGATAATTTCAATATGTATGACCTCATTGCATACCGTATCAAGGCAAGTTTTTCTGACAAGTCTTTTTGGATTCTGTTTTTTTTACACTGATGTTTAATCTGTATTATCTGGTTCTACAGTTCACTCCTCATCCGCATGCAGGGGATAAATGGTGCATCTACCCAAGTTATGATTATGCCCATTGCATTGTTGATTCTTTGGAAAATATCACTCATTCGGTACGTATGTAACTTGTCGCTGTCATGTAGTAATTTTCACTTTGTCAAGTCAGCATGGCCTATCTTGGATTTTTATGTCCTCTATTGCTTTCTGCTTTCATTTGaaagtaacaaaatatttatttatcaatcCATTATGTACAGTATTCCCCTTTCTCCCGTCAAAAAGAGAGAGAGTGAGAAgatatttttgatgttttagacaGTTTGTAACTAGCAAAGGATATAGGATCCCCTTTTTGTAAGTGGACTACACATTTCTGTGTAGCATACCTTttgatattaatataaatattaccattattaaaaaacaaaaataagagaagCGAAAACACTGATGTTTGAATGTGCTATAAATTACTGGTCTATCTTGCCGTGCAGCCCCGAATTATTATGGTGAAATAGTATTGCTGTTCAATAATAGcctaaattaattcatatttcaATTTCACCATCTTATGCAGCTTTGCACCCTGGAGTTTGAAACCCGCCGTGCATCATATTACTGGTTGTTGGATGCCTTAGGCCTTTACCAGCCTTTTGTTTGGGAGTACTCACGGTTGAATGTGTCCAACACTGTGATGTCAAAACGTAAAGTTAGTTTTTGACTCCTGAGTGTTTCTTTTATTAGAAATTATGTATAATGGTTTTCTGCTGGTTAAAATTCTTGTTTCAAACTGATGCTTGATTTTTATTGTTGTCAGTTGAACCGTCTTGTAACAGAGAACTGGGTTGATGGCTGGGATGATCCTCGTCTCATGACATTAGCAGGATTGCGACGTAGAGGGGTAACTTCAACAGCAATAAATGCTTTTGTTCGTGGGATTGGAATAACTAGAAGGTTGGGCCTCATTATCAACGTGTTTGTGTGTTCCTGGTACAAAAGAAAAACCAGTTTTTGACAGCCTTTTTTTGGATGCAGTGACTCTAGTATGATACAGCTAAGTCGCCTAGAATACCATATAAGAGAAGAACTAAATAAAACAGCTGCTCGGACACTAGTTGTGCTAAATCCCCTTAAGGTGGGTATCTTGTTTTGAATTAAGTGTTTGCGGATGgaatgtgtatatatgtattcTACTTTCAATTTTCAGAAACTTAAGTTGTCAACTTCAAATTCAGGTTGTCATCACGAACATTGAAGCTGGATTAGTAATGGATCTAGATGCAAAGAAATGGCCTGAAGCACCAGCAGATGATGCTTCGTCGTTTTATAAGGTGTTT
The DNA window shown above is from Solanum stenotomum isolate F172 chromosome 6, ASM1918654v1, whole genome shotgun sequence and carries:
- the LOC125867096 gene encoding glutamine--tRNA ligase, which produces MVKEDSNVLDLFLKIGLDEKTAKNTLANNKVTTNLTAVIHEAAVTDGCDRAVGNLLYTVATKFPANALNHRPTLLQYIVSTKIKTPAQLEAAFAFLASTASENLKAHDFEEACGVGVEVSKEDIERAVGEVFEEKKTNLLEQRYRINVGELFGHVRKKLPWADPKVVKEVVDLELYKLLGERTAADNEKPVKKKKEKPAKTEDKAKVEETSAPKQSEEELNPYLIFPTPEENYKVHTEVYFSDRPVLRACNSKELLEKHLKVTGGKVLTRFPPEPNGFLHIGHAKAMFVDFGLAKERGGGCYLRFDDTNPEAEKKEYIDHIKEIVGWMGWEPFKITYTSDYFQDLYELAVELIRRGHAYVDHQTPDEVKEYREKKMNSPWRDRPIEESLRLFDEMKKGMIDEGKATLRMKQDMQNDNFNMYDLIAYRIKFTPHPHAGDKWCIYPSYDYAHCIVDSLENITHSLCTLEFETRRASYYWLLDALGLYQPFVWEYSRLNVSNTVMSKRKLNRLVTENWVDGWDDPRLMTLAGLRRRGVTSTAINAFVRGIGITRSDSSMIQLSRLEYHIREELNKTAARTLVVLNPLKVVITNIEAGLVMDLDAKKWPEAPADDASSFYKVPFSRVVYIERTDFRLKDSKDYYGLAPGKSVLLRYAYPIKCTDVILADDKETVLEIRAEYDPSKTIKPKGVLHWVAEPSPGVDPLKVEVRLFDRLFRSENPAELDGLGDLSPESKVVIQNAYAVPSVSKATLGDKFQFERLGYFAVDKDSTSEKLVFNRTVTLRDNYAKGGK